In Vigna angularis cultivar LongXiaoDou No.4 chromosome 8, ASM1680809v1, whole genome shotgun sequence, one DNA window encodes the following:
- the LOC108345022 gene encoding gibberellin-regulated protein 4 — MAVVTAKLLSACIIALIAISMLQTMVVASHGHGGHHYYDKKKFGPGSLKNYQCPSQCTRRCSRTQYHKPCMFFCQKCCMKCLCVPPGYYGNKAVCPCYNNWKTKRGGPKCP, encoded by the exons ATGGCTGTTGTGACTGCTAAGCTACTATCTGCTTGCATCATTGCCCTCATTGCCATTTCCATGCTTCAAACAATG GTTGTGGCATCCCATGGACATGGAGGTCACCACTACTATGACAAG AAAAAATTTGGACCTGGAAGTCTCAAGAACTACC AATGCCCTTCGCAATGCACAAGGAGGTGTAGCAGGACCCAGTACCACAAGCCCTGCATGTTTTTCTGTCAGAAGTGTTGTATGAAGTGCCTGTGTGTCCCCCCGGGGTATTATGGGAATAAAGCAGTGTGCCCTTGCTACAACAACTGGAAGACTAAGAGAGGAGGACCCAAGTGCCCTTAA
- the LOC108345610 gene encoding TMV resistance protein N translates to MAAISCSYAFSHDVFLSFRGSDTRHGFVGNLYKALDDKGIHTFIDDEKLQRGEEITPALMKAIEESRIAITVLSHNYASSSFCLDELVHIIACAKEKGLLVLPVFYDLNPSDVRHQKGSYAEALTRHEERFKDKKESFSHNMERLEKWKMALHHVASLSGYHFKQGYEYEYEFIRRIVELVSSKINRTPLHVADYPVGLEAQMVEVMKLLDVGTDDGVHMVGIHGIGGIGKTTLALAIYNLVFDHFDGLCFLENVRENSDKHGLQHLQSILLAELVKEKRINIGSVQEGISMIQHRLQRKKVLLIVDDVDKHEQLQAIVGRSDWFGSGSRIIITTRDEQLLASHEVKRMYEVKELNKKDALQLLTWKAFRTDEADPSYEEVLKRVVAYASGLPLALEVIGSNLFGKGIEEWKSAIKQYERIPNNQILKILKVSFDALEEEEKNVFLDIACCFKGYELEEVQDILHAHYGDCMKYHIGVLVDKSLLKFNMQCMMVTMHDLVEDMGKEIVRKESPKDPGKRSRLWLHEDIIQVLEDNTGTSEIEIIHLDFPLLDKEEMVEWNRKAFKKMRNLKTLIIKSGNFSAGPKYLPNSLRVLEWWRYPSHDLPSDFHSKKLAMCKLPQSCFTSHDLVSLLKKFMGMRFLNLDKSKSLTQIPDVSGLPNLEKLSFQHCQNLTAIHNSIGFLCKLKILSAFGCTKLVSFPPIKLTALEKLNLSRCYSLENFPEILGKMENIRELQLEYTAIKEFPYSFQNLTRLQELQLSNCGVVQLPSSIAVMPELTDLIGWKWKGWQWLKQEEDEEKEGSSIVSSNVEYLWASECNLCDDFFSIGFMRFAHVKDLDLSKNNFTMLPECIKEFQFLRKLNVSDCKLLQEIRGIPPSLKHFLATNCKSLTPSSTSMFLNQELHEAGKTQFYLPGERVPEWFDHQSNGPSVSFWFRNRFPEKVLCLVIGPVNDCGMFRPMVVINGSECFLGSGYFMMGMDHTYIFDLLTIESEDNLYGVPLENEWNHAEVKYVGLEETSILKQSGIHVFKQESGLEAVWFSDPYGKRKLEDDLNSFESQNQQVLKKHRFVDMEAYT, encoded by the exons ATGGCTGCAATATCATGTTCCTATGCCTTCTCCCATGATGTGTTCCTCAGCTTTAGAGGCTCAGACACACGCCATGGTTTTGTTGGGAATCTTTACAAAGCTCTTGATGACAAGGGAATCCATACTTTCATTGATGATGAGAAGCTTCAGAGAGGAGAGGAAATAACACCTGCACTTATGAAGGCAATTGAAGAGTCTAGGATTGCCATCACTGTGCTCTCTCACAACTAtgcttcttcatcattttgtttAGATGAACTTGTTCATATCATTGCTTGTGCTAAGGAGAAAGGCTTGTTGGTTTTGCCTGTTTTTTATGACTTAAATCCTTCTGATGTAAGACACCAGAAAGGTAGTTATGCAGAAGCATTGACAAGGCATGAGGAAAGGTTCAAAGACAAAAAGGAAAGTTTCAGCCATAACATGGAGAGGTTGGAGAAATGGAAGATGGCTTTGCATCATGTGGCTAGCTTGTCTGGCTATCATTTCAAACAAGG atatgaatatgaatatgagtTTATCAGAAGGATTGTTGAGTTGGTCTCTAGCAAGATTAATCGAACTCCTTTACATGTTGCGGATTACCCAGTTGGATTAGAGGCACAAATGGTAGAAGTGATGAAGCTTTTGGATGTTGGAACTGATGATGGTGTTCACATGGTTGGGATCCATGGAATTGGTGGAATAGGAAAAACAACACTTGCTCTTGCAATTTATAATTTGgtttttgaccattttgatgGTCTGTGTTTTCTTGAAAACGTGAGAGAAAACTCAGACAAACATGGATTACAACATCTCCAAAGCATTCTTCTTGCAGAGTTGgttaaagaaaagagaataaacATAGGAAGTGTGCAAGAAGGAATTTCAATGATACAACATAGGCTGCAACGAAAGAAGGTTCTCTTGATAGTAGATGATGTTGACAAGCATGAGCAGTTGCAGGCTATTGTTGGAAGATCTGACTGGTTTGGTTCAGGCAGCAGAATCATCATAACGACTCGAGATGAACAGCTGCTAGCATCTCATGAGGTTAAAAGAATGTATGAGGTGAAGGAATTGAACAAGAAGGATGCTCTTCAATTGCTTACATGGAAAGCTTTTAGAACTGATGAAGCTGATCCAAGTTATGAGGAGGTCTTGAAACGTGTGGTAGCTTATGCTTCTGGCCTTCCATTGGCTTTGGAAGTAATAGGTTCCAACTTGTTTGGAAAAGGTATAGAAGAATGGAAATCTGCGATCAAACAATATGAAAGAATTCCTAATAACCAAATCCTGAAGATACTTAAAGTAAGCTTTGATGCtttggaggaagaagagaagaatgtTTTTCTTGACATTGCTTGTTGCTTCAAGGGATATGAATTGGAAGAGGTCCAAGATATACTTCATGCACATTATGGTGATTGCATGAAATATCATATTGGGGTGCTAGTTGATAAATCTCTCTTAAAGTTTAATATGCAATGTATGATGGTGACCATGCATGACTTGGTAGAGGACATGGGTAAGGAAATTGTACGAAAGGAGTCACCAAAAGATCCAGGCAAACGTAGCAGATTATGGTTGCATGAGGATATAATACAAGTTTTAGAAGACAACACA GGAACTAGTGAAATTGAAATCATACATTTGGATTTTCCCCTACTTGACAAAGAAGAAATGGTAGAATGGAACAGAAAGGCCTTCAAGAAGATGAGAAACCTCAAAACACTAATTATTAAAAGTGGTAACTTTTCTGCAGGTCccaaatatcttccaaatagtCTAAGAGTATTAGAATGGTGGAGATATCCTTCACATGATTTACCATCAGATTTTCATTCAAAGAAACTTGCCATGTGCAAATTACCTCAGAGTTGCTTTACGTCACATGACCTGGTTAGCTTATTGAAG AAGTTCATGGGTATGAGATTTTTAAATTTGGACAAAAGCAAATCTTTAACACAGATACCTGATGTATCTGGTCTCCCAAATTTAGAGAAACTTTCATTTCAACATTGTCAGAATTTAACTGCAATTCACAATTCCATTGGCTTTCTATGTAAACTCAAAATATTGAGTGCTTTTGGCTGCACCAAACTCGTGAGTTTTCCACCTATCAAGTTGACTGCTCTTGAAAAGCTCAATCTCTCACGTTGTTACAGTCTTGAAAACTTTCCAGAAATATTAGGAAAGATGGAAAACATAAGGGAACTTCAGTTAGAGTACACAGCCATAAAAGAATTTCCatattcttttcaaaatcttaCACGGCTTCAAGAGTTACAACTATCAAACTGTGGAGTTGTTCAATTACCGAGTAGCATTGCTGTGATGCCAGAACTGACTGATCTTATTGGTTGGAAATGGAAAGGGTGGCAATGGCTGAAACaggaagaggatgaagaaaaagagggaTCATCTATAGTATCTTCAAATGTAGAATATCTTTGGGCCTCAGAATGCAACCTGTGTGATGATTTCTTTTCAATCGGTTTCATGAGATTTGCTCATGTGAAAGACTTAGACTTATCAAAGAACAATTTCACAATGCTACCTGAATGCATCAAAGAGTTTCAATTTTTAAGGAAGCTTAATGTGAGTGATTGCAAGCTTCTTCAGGAAATTAGAGGGATTCCACCAAGCTTGAAACATTTCTTAGCAACAAATTGTAAATCCTTGACTCCCTCAAGTACAAGCATGTTCCTAAATCAg GAACTACATGAGGCTGGAAAAACTCAGTTTTATTTACCAGGAGAAAGGGTTCCAGAATGGTTTGATCACCAAAGTAATGGACCTTCAGTTTCTTTCTGGTTTCGTAATAGGTTTCCTGAGAAGGTTCTTTGTCTTGTTATTGGACCTGTGAATGACTGTGGAATGTTTAGGCCTATGGTAGTCATCAATGGCAGTGAGTGTTTTCTTGGTAGTGGCTATTTCATGATGGGAATGgatcatacatatatttttgaTCTTCTAACGATAGAGTCTGAAGATAACTTATATGGAGTTCCTTTAGAAAATGAATGGAACCATGCTGAAGTTAAATACGTAGGTTTGGAAGAGACATCAATCCTTAAACAAAGTGGAATTCATGTTTTCAAACAAGAAAGTGGCCTGGAGGCTGTTTGGTTTTCTGATCCTTATGGCAAGAGAAAATTAGAAGATGATCTCAATAGTTTTGAATCACAAAACCAACAAGTGCTAAAAAAGCATAGGTTTGTGGACATGGAAGCTTATACATGA